The genomic stretch AGAGAATCAGGAGCTATTGAACAGGACGCAGATATAGTTGCATTTTTATATAGAGAAGAGTATTATATTCCTGAAACTGAAAATAAAGGAATTACAGAGCTTATTATAGGTAAGCAAAGAAATGGTTCTACGGGTACAGTAAAACTTAATTTCTTGGAAGCATTTACAAAATTTACAAGTTATACGGATAAAGTCAAATAAAAAGAAATATGAATTAGAAGGGATGATATTTTGAAAAAGGTAGAACTACTAGCACCTGCTGGTAATATGGAAAAATTTAAAATGGCAATACATTATGGAGCAGATGCGGTATTTTTAGGTGGAAAGATGTTTAATCTGAGGGCAGGAAGTAATAACTTTTCTGATGAAGAGCTGACAGAGGCGGTTAACTATGCTCATGAGAGAGGAAGAAGAGTCTATGTAACACTTAACATAATTCCACATAATGATGAATTGGAAGAATTACCGGATTATGTAAAATTTTTAGAAAAAATTGGAGTAGATGGAGTAATTGTTGCTGACTTGGGAGTATTCCAAGTGGTAAAAGAGAACTCTAATTTAAATATAAGTATAAGCACACAGGCGAGCAATACTAACTGGAGATCAGTTAAAATGTGGAAGGATATGGGAGCTAAAAGAGTCGTTTTGGCAAGAGAGATATCATTAGAAAATATAGCTGAAATTAGGCAAAAAGTTCCTGATATAGAGCTTGAAGTTTTTGTACATGGAGCAATGTGTATGGCAATTTCCGGAAGATGTCTACTTAGCAACTATATGACAGGTAGAGATGCTAATAGAGGAGATTGTGCACAGGCTTGTAGATGGAAGTATTCCTTAGTGGAAGAAACAAGACCTGGAGAAGCTATGCCGGTATTTGAAGATGAACATGGGACTTATATTTTTAACTCAAAAGATTTATGCACTATAGAAATTTTAGATAAAATTTTGGATATAGGAGTGGATTCATTAAAAATTGAGGGAAGAATGAAAGGAATTTACTATGTTTCAAATGCTGTAAAAGTATATAAAGACGCACTTAACTCTTATTATAGCGGAAAATATGAATACAATCCTAAGTGGAGAGAAGAGCTTGAATCTATCTCGAATAGATCATATACTGAAGGTTTCTATCATGGTAAGGCAGGAGTTGAGTCTTTAAATTATAATAATAGAAATTCTTATAGTCAAACTCACAAGTTAGTTGCAAAAGTTGAGCAAAAACTGGGAAACAATGAATATATTTTAGCAATAAGAAATAAATTGTATGTTGGGCAGAGTGTTCAGATAGTTAGCCCCGGAATAGAAGTGAGAGATTTTGTTATTCCTGAGATGATAAGGATTGGAAGAGGTCCTGAAGAAAGCGTTGACTCAGCTAATCCAAATTCTTTTGTGAGAATTAAAACAGATATAAAATTAGACGAACTTGATATGATGAGAATAATTTTATAAAAAATTAAAATAAAATATAAAAAAGAATAATATTTCATGCTAAATATATTGAGTATTCCATTAAAAATTATAGCAGAAATATTATTTTAATTTATAAAATA from Fusobacterium russii ATCC 25533 encodes the following:
- a CDS encoding peptidase U32 family protein gives rise to the protein MKKVELLAPAGNMEKFKMAIHYGADAVFLGGKMFNLRAGSNNFSDEELTEAVNYAHERGRRVYVTLNIIPHNDELEELPDYVKFLEKIGVDGVIVADLGVFQVVKENSNLNISISTQASNTNWRSVKMWKDMGAKRVVLAREISLENIAEIRQKVPDIELEVFVHGAMCMAISGRCLLSNYMTGRDANRGDCAQACRWKYSLVEETRPGEAMPVFEDEHGTYIFNSKDLCTIEILDKILDIGVDSLKIEGRMKGIYYVSNAVKVYKDALNSYYSGKYEYNPKWREELESISNRSYTEGFYHGKAGVESLNYNNRNSYSQTHKLVAKVEQKLGNNEYILAIRNKLYVGQSVQIVSPGIEVRDFVIPEMIRIGRGPEESVDSANPNSFVRIKTDIKLDELDMMRIIL